A single window of Salvia splendens isolate huo1 chromosome 6, SspV2, whole genome shotgun sequence DNA harbors:
- the LOC121809596 gene encoding translation initiation factor eIF-2B subunit beta-like — MPDVHSLVNEFVIKLQKRQIEGSKTTAKLTAELLRSFISQLRLPHSNQAGALIDAVKEVGEKLITAKPVELAVGNVVRRVLHIIREEDLSITNAAVGGLNLASESDDDDGNDEYDHPVLSASAVAAAARSALRPPSLQTLLDDMPHSAANPHTSSSGGDSEGKSKSADSLRRKLKHDVIEAVNELIQEISTCHEQIAEQAVEHIHHNEVILTLGSSQTVKEFLLAAKEKNRSFRVFVAEGAPRYQGHAFAKELASSGLQTTVITDSAVFAMISHVNMVIVGAHAVMANGGVIAPVGLNMVALAAKRHAVPFVVLAGVHKLCPLYPHNPEVLLNELKSPSELLDFGEFSDCLDFGSGSGSPLIHVVNPAFDYVPPDLVSLFITDTGGHNPSYIYRLIADFYSPDDLVVRRKSAS, encoded by the exons ATGCCGGACGTGCATTCCCTCGTGAATGAGTTCGTAATCAAGCTCCAAAAACG CCAAATTGAGGGATCCAAGACGACGGCAAAGCTCACTGCGGAATTGCTCCGTTCGTTCATATCTCAATTGAGGCTGCCGCACAGTAACCAAGCTGGGGCTCTCATTGATGCCGTGAAGGAAGTTGGCGAGAAGCTCATCACTGCTAAACCTGTTG AATTGGCTGTTGGAAATGTTGTCCGCCGTGTTCTACATATTATacgcgaagaagatctttctattACTAATGCTGCTGTTGGTGGGCTGAATTTAGCATCTGaaagtgatgatgatgacggCAACGACGAATATGATCATCCAGTTCTTTCAGCTTCTGCTGTAGCTGCCGCTGCAAGAAGTGCTTTAAGGCCACCTTCATTACAGACTCTACTTGATGATATGCCTCATTCAGCAGCCAATCCTCATACGTCTTCTTCTGGGGGTGATTCTGAAGGCAAAAGCAAAT CTGCTGATTCATTGAGGCGGAAACTGAAACATGATGTCATTGAGGCGGTTAACGAACTAATTCAAGAAATTTCCACTTGCCACGAACAGATTGCTGAACAAGCAGTGGAACATATACATCATAA TGAGGTGATCTTGACACTTGGCAGCTCACAGACAGTAAAAGAGTTTCTACTCGCTGCAAAGGAAAAAAATAGGTCATTCCGTGTATTTGTCGCTGAAGGTGCTCCAAG ATATCAGGGGCATGCTTTTGCAAAAGAACTGGCTTCCAGTGGCCTTCAAACTACGGTTATTACCGATTCTGCAGTTTTTGCCATGATTTCCCATGTCAATATG GTTATAGTGGGAGCACATGCCGTCATGGCTAATGGTGGTGTTATAGCTCCTGTGGGGTTGAATATGGTTGCCTTAGCAGCTAAAAGGCATGCTGTTCCTTTTGTTGTCCTCGCTGGAGTTCATAAG TTGTGCCCTCTATACCCTCACAACCCAGAGGTCCTACTGAATGAACTGAAGTCTCCATCTGAGTTGTTGGACTTTGGAGAATTCTCAGATTGTTTGGATTTTGGGAGTGGCAGTGGTTCACCTCTTATTCATGTCGTGAATCCTGCATTTGATTATGTGCCGCCGGACCTTGTTAGCCTGTTTATTACAGACAC TGGTGGTCACAATCCTTCCTACATATACCGGCTCATTGCTGATTTTTACTCTCCTGACGACTTGGTAGTGCGACGGAAATCAGCTTCTTGA